Proteins encoded within one genomic window of Bacteroides sedimenti:
- a CDS encoding ATP-binding protein — MEAFYRTHSYLVEHTHAAVRRELMDEIDWNDRLIGIKGTRGVGKTTFLLQYAKERFGTDRSCLFINMNNFYFSGHTIVDFADEFQKNGGKVLLIDQVFKYPNWSHELRVCYDRFPELKIVFTGSSVMRLKEENAELSGIVKSYNLRGFSFREFLNLQTSSSFPSYKLEDILVNHEQIARSILSKVRPNDYFQDYLHHGFYPFFLEKRNFSENLLKTMNMMIEVDILLIKQIELKYLSKIKKLFYQLAGNGPSAPNVSQLATDIETSRATVMNYIKYLADARLINMVYPKGEAFPKKPSRIMMHNTNLMYSIYSVKVEEQDVVETFFLNALYKDHILNKGEKGTSFLVDEKIPFKICAEGFKAKNNPNITYAIHRADIGRDNQIPLWLFGFLY; from the coding sequence ATGGAAGCTTTTTACAGAACACACAGTTACCTGGTAGAACACACCCATGCCGCCGTCCGAAGAGAACTGATGGACGAGATCGATTGGAACGACCGTCTGATTGGCATCAAAGGGACACGTGGAGTTGGTAAAACCACATTTCTGTTGCAATATGCAAAAGAACGCTTCGGAACAGATCGATCATGCCTGTTCATCAACATGAATAACTTTTATTTTTCGGGACACACTATTGTTGATTTTGCTGATGAATTCCAGAAAAACGGAGGTAAAGTGCTGTTGATTGACCAAGTTTTCAAGTATCCCAACTGGAGTCATGAGCTAAGAGTGTGTTACGATCGTTTTCCCGAATTAAAAATTGTATTTACTGGTTCATCAGTGATGCGATTGAAAGAGGAGAATGCCGAACTGTCGGGTATCGTTAAATCATACAATCTTAGAGGATTCTCTTTCAGAGAGTTTCTAAATCTTCAGACAAGTAGCTCTTTCCCCTCATATAAGCTTGAAGATATCCTTGTCAATCATGAACAAATAGCCAGGAGTATTCTTTCAAAAGTACGTCCTAATGATTATTTTCAGGATTATCTGCATCATGGTTTTTATCCTTTTTTTCTTGAAAAAAGAAATTTTTCTGAAAACTTACTTAAAACCATGAACATGATGATAGAGGTAGACATTCTATTAATTAAGCAGATAGAATTAAAATATCTCTCCAAGATAAAGAAACTTTTTTACCAGCTCGCAGGCAATGGTCCTTCCGCACCTAACGTAAGTCAATTAGCGACGGATATAGAGACCTCTCGAGCTACAGTAATGAACTATATTAAATATCTGGCAGATGCAAGATTAATCAACATGGTCTACCCAAAAGGAGAAGCATTTCCAAAAAAACCATCCAGAATTATGATGCATAACACCAATCTAATGTATTCTATCTATTCGGTAAAAGTGGAAGAACAGGATGTAGTAGAAACTTTCTTCCTTAATGCACTCTACAAAGATCATATCCTGAATAAAGGAGAGAAAGGAACCTCATTCTTAGTGGATGAAAAAATTCCGTTTAAAATATGTGCCGAAGGGTTTAAGGCAAAAAATAATCCCAATATTACTTATGCGATTCATCGGGCAGACATAGGACGCGATAATCAAATTCCTTTATGGCTGTTCGGTTTTCTTTATTAA
- the nifJ gene encoding pyruvate:ferredoxin (flavodoxin) oxidoreductase, translating into MTKQKKFITCDGNQAAAHISYMFSEVAAIYPITPSSTMAEYVDEWAAAGRKNLFGETVLVQEMQSEAGAAGALHGSLQAGALTTTYTASQGLLLMIPNMYKIAGELLPCVFHVSARALASHALSIFGDHQDVMACRQTGFAMLAEGSVQEVMDLSAVAHLATIKSRVPFVNFFDGFRTSHEIQKIEMLENEDLAHLLDQEALAEFRSRSLNPENPVARGMAENPDVYFQHRESCNKFYDAVPAIVEEYMKELSDITGRKYSLFDYYGAEDADRVIIAMGSVTEAAREAIDYLTAQGEKVGLVAVHLYRPFSAKHFLAAVPKTAKRIAVLDRTKEPGAVGEPLYLDVKDCFYGQADAPVIVGGRYGLSSKDTTPTQILSVYENLSLAMPKNQFTIGIVDDVTFTSLPKKEEIALGGEGMYEAKFYGLGADGTVGANKNSVKIIGDNTNKHCQAYFSYDSKKSGGFTCSHLRFGDSPIRSTYLVNTPNFVACHVQAYLRMYDVTRGLRENGTFLLNTIWNEEELAKHLPNNVKRYFAQKNISVFYINATQIAQEIGLGNRTNTILQSAFFRITEVIPVDLAVEQMKKFIVKSYGKKGQDIVDKNNAAVDRGGEYKKLTVDPAWATLADEEAATSNAPAFVENVVKVINAQNGDDLPVSTFVGIEDGTWQQGTATFEKRGVAAFVPVWESANCIQCNKCAYVCPHASIRPFVLDEAEQAAAPFTDMLKATGKQFDGMKFRIQVDVLDCLGCGNCADVCPGNKQGKALKMAPLESQLPQAANWDYVASKVKSKQHLVNVNANVKNSQFATPLFEFSGACSGCGETPYVKLLTQLFGDRQMIANATGCSSIYSGSVPSTPYTTNEEGHGPAWANSLFEDFAEFGMGMSLAVEKMRDRLVDLMTKAQTCDCCSAELKGLFNEWIADRENTERSIELEAKITPLVKACDCDICKEVASLSKFLIKKSQWIIGGDGASYDIGFGGLDHVLASGKNVNILVLDTEVYSNTGGQSSKATPVGAIAKFAASGKRVRKKDLGLIASTYGYVYCAQIAMGADQAQTLKAIREAEAYDGPSIIIAYSPCINHGLKAGMGKAQAEQAAAVECGYWHLWRYNPALEAEGQNPFTLDSKAPNWDNFQNFLKGEVRYASLAKQYPAEAEELFQAAQENAKWRYNNYKRLAKQQWGVEQED; encoded by the coding sequence ATGACTAAACAGAAGAAATTCATCACTTGTGATGGTAATCAAGCTGCTGCACATATCTCGTATATGTTCTCAGAAGTAGCTGCGATTTATCCTATCACCCCATCTTCGACTATGGCAGAATACGTAGACGAATGGGCTGCCGCCGGACGTAAAAATCTTTTCGGCGAAACAGTTTTAGTACAGGAAATGCAATCTGAAGCAGGTGCAGCAGGTGCATTACACGGTTCTCTTCAGGCAGGAGCACTGACCACAACTTACACAGCTTCTCAGGGATTGTTGTTAATGATTCCTAACATGTATAAAATAGCAGGTGAATTACTTCCTTGCGTTTTCCACGTATCAGCACGTGCTCTGGCTTCTCACGCTCTTTCTATCTTCGGTGACCATCAGGATGTGATGGCTTGTCGCCAGACAGGTTTTGCAATGTTGGCAGAAGGTTCTGTACAAGAAGTTATGGACCTTTCGGCAGTTGCTCACCTGGCTACTATCAAGAGCCGCGTTCCTTTCGTAAACTTCTTCGATGGTTTCCGTACATCACACGAAATCCAGAAGATTGAAATGTTGGAAAATGAAGATCTTGCTCATCTCCTTGATCAAGAAGCTCTGGCCGAATTCCGCAGCCGTTCATTGAATCCTGAAAATCCGGTTGCACGTGGTATGGCTGAAAATCCAGACGTATATTTCCAACACAGAGAATCTTGCAATAAATTCTATGATGCAGTTCCTGCTATCGTAGAAGAATACATGAAAGAACTTTCAGATATCACTGGTCGTAAATATAGTCTGTTCGACTACTATGGCGCAGAAGATGCTGACCGTGTAATTATAGCAATGGGTTCTGTAACAGAAGCTGCCCGCGAAGCAATTGACTACCTGACTGCTCAGGGAGAGAAAGTTGGTTTGGTTGCTGTACACTTGTATCGTCCATTCTCTGCTAAACATTTCTTGGCAGCTGTTCCTAAGACTGCAAAACGCATTGCTGTATTAGACAGAACAAAAGAACCAGGTGCTGTAGGCGAGCCATTATACTTAGACGTAAAAGACTGCTTCTACGGACAGGCTGATGCGCCGGTTATCGTAGGCGGACGTTATGGCCTGTCTTCAAAAGACACCACTCCTACTCAGATCCTTTCTGTATACGAAAATCTTTCTTTAGCTATGCCTAAGAACCAATTCACAATTGGTATCGTTGACGATGTTACTTTCACTTCTCTTCCTAAGAAAGAAGAAATCGCTTTAGGCGGTGAAGGCATGTACGAAGCTAAATTCTACGGTTTGGGTGCAGATGGTACTGTTGGTGCCAACAAGAACTCTGTTAAGATTATTGGTGACAATACCAACAAACACTGTCAGGCATACTTCTCTTACGACTCTAAGAAGTCAGGAGGTTTCACCTGTTCACACCTTCGTTTCGGTGACTCTCCAATCCGTTCTACTTATTTGGTAAATACGCCAAACTTCGTTGCTTGCCACGTTCAGGCTTATCTTCGTATGTACGATGTAACTCGTGGTCTGCGCGAAAATGGAACTTTCCTTCTGAACACCATCTGGAATGAAGAAGAATTGGCAAAACACCTTCCAAACAACGTAAAACGTTATTTTGCACAAAAAAATATCTCAGTATTCTATATCAATGCAACTCAGATTGCACAGGAAATTGGTTTGGGCAACAGAACAAACACTATCCTTCAATCTGCATTCTTCCGCATCACAGAGGTTATTCCTGTTGATCTGGCTGTAGAACAGATGAAGAAGTTCATCGTGAAATCTTACGGCAAGAAGGGTCAGGACATTGTTGACAAAAACAATGCTGCTGTTGATCGTGGTGGTGAATATAAGAAACTGACTGTTGACCCTGCATGGGCGACTTTAGCCGACGAAGAAGCTGCAACAAGTAATGCTCCTGCATTTGTAGAAAATGTAGTTAAGGTTATCAACGCTCAGAATGGTGACGACCTTCCTGTTTCTACTTTCGTTGGTATTGAAGACGGCACATGGCAACAAGGTACTGCAACTTTCGAAAAACGTGGTGTTGCTGCTTTCGTTCCAGTATGGGAATCTGCAAACTGTATTCAGTGTAACAAGTGTGCTTATGTTTGTCCTCACGCTTCTATTCGTCCATTCGTTCTTGATGAAGCAGAACAAGCTGCAGCTCCTTTCACAGATATGCTGAAAGCTACCGGAAAACAATTTGATGGCATGAAATTCCGTATTCAGGTTGACGTACTCGACTGTCTTGGTTGCGGTAACTGTGCTGATGTTTGTCCGGGTAACAAGCAAGGTAAAGCTCTTAAAATGGCTCCTCTTGAAAGTCAACTTCCGCAAGCAGCTAACTGGGATTATGTAGCTAGCAAGGTTAAGAGCAAACAACACTTGGTTAATGTAAATGCCAACGTGAAGAACTCACAATTTGCTACTCCATTGTTCGAATTCTCTGGCGCTTGTTCAGGTTGCGGTGAAACTCCTTACGTAAAATTGCTTACTCAGTTGTTCGGCGACCGTCAGATGATTGCTAATGCGACCGGATGTTCTTCTATTTACTCAGGTTCAGTTCCATCAACTCCTTATACAACTAACGAAGAAGGACACGGACCGGCATGGGCAAACTCTTTGTTTGAAGACTTTGCTGAATTCGGCATGGGTATGTCTCTGGCTGTTGAGAAAATGCGTGATCGTCTTGTTGACTTAATGACTAAAGCACAAACTTGCGATTGCTGTTCAGCAGAACTGAAAGGTTTGTTCAACGAATGGATTGCTGATAGAGAGAATACAGAACGTTCAATCGAACTGGAAGCCAAAATTACTCCGCTGGTTAAAGCTTGCGATTGCGATATCTGCAAAGAAGTTGCTTCACTCAGCAAGTTCTTAATCAAAAAGTCTCAATGGATTATCGGCGGTGACGGTGCGTCTTATGATATCGGCTTCGGTGGTTTGGATCACGTACTTGCATCTGGAAAGAATGTAAATATCTTGGTTCTTGATACTGAAGTTTACTCTAACACTGGTGGTCAGTCATCTAAAGCAACTCCGGTTGGAGCCATTGCTAAGTTTGCTGCCTCTGGTAAGAGAGTACGCAAGAAAGACCTTGGTCTGATCGCTTCTACATACGGATATGTATATTGCGCACAAATCGCTATGGGTGCTGACCAGGCTCAGACATTGAAAGCCATCCGTGAGGCAGAAGCTTATGACGGACCTTCAATTATTATTGCTTACTCACCATGTATCAACCACGGTTTGAAAGCCGGTATGGGTAAAGCACAAGCTGAGCAGGCTGCTGCTGTAGAATGCGGTTACTGGCACTTGTGGAGATACAATCCTGCATTGGAAGCTGAGGGACAAAATCCATTCACATTGGATTCTAAAGCTCCAAACTGGGATAACTTCCAGAACTTCCTGAAAGGTGAAGTTCGTTATGCTTCATTAGCAAAACAATATCCTGCTGAAGCTGAAGAGTTGTTCCAGGCTGCTCAGGAAAACGCTAAATGGAGATATAACAACTACAAGCGTTTGGCTAAGCAACAATGGGGTGTTGAACAAGAAGACTAA
- a CDS encoding patatin-like phospholipase family protein: MTIDCNTGLVLEGGGMRGVFTSGVLDYFMDHDIRFPYTIAVSAGACNGLSYISRQRGRAKFSNIDLLEKYHYIGVKHLLKKKNLLDADLLFGEFPEKILPYDYKTYFSSSERFVMVTTNCETGEANYLEEKEEKQRLLDICKASSSLPIVCPVTFVDGIPMLDGGIVDSIPLLHAMEEGFQKNIVVLTRNKGFRKETKDHKVPSFIYRKYPKIREALSRRCFVYNQQLEMVERMEDEGKIIVIRPEKPMVVDRVETDVMKLTDLYNEGYACAGKVINSVIDDIQPTPHC; encoded by the coding sequence ATGACGATAGATTGTAATACTGGATTAGTTCTCGAAGGAGGAGGTATGCGTGGGGTTTTTACCAGTGGCGTACTTGATTATTTTATGGATCATGATATCCGGTTTCCTTATACAATTGCTGTTTCAGCTGGAGCTTGCAATGGATTGTCGTATATCTCGCGTCAACGTGGACGTGCCAAGTTCAGCAATATCGATTTGTTGGAGAAATATCATTATATTGGTGTGAAGCATCTTTTAAAGAAAAAGAATCTGCTGGATGCTGATCTGCTTTTCGGAGAGTTCCCCGAGAAAATACTACCTTACGATTATAAAACTTATTTTTCCTCTTCCGAACGATTTGTGATGGTTACTACGAACTGCGAAACCGGTGAGGCTAACTATCTGGAAGAAAAAGAGGAAAAACAGCGTCTGTTGGATATATGTAAAGCATCAAGCAGCCTACCTATTGTATGTCCTGTTACCTTTGTGGATGGAATCCCGATGCTCGACGGAGGAATTGTTGATTCTATACCTCTGCTTCATGCCATGGAAGAAGGATTCCAGAAGAATATAGTGGTATTGACCCGCAACAAAGGATTTCGTAAAGAGACTAAAGACCACAAGGTTCCATCTTTTATTTACCGCAAATATCCCAAAATAAGAGAAGCACTGAGCCGCCGCTGCTTTGTTTATAACCAACAGTTGGAAATGGTGGAGCGTATGGAAGATGAAGGAAAGATTATAGTTATTCGACCTGAGAAACCAATGGTGGTGGATAGGGTGGAGACTGATGTGATGAAACTTACAGATCTCTATAATGAAGGCTATGCTTGCGCGGGGAAAGTGATCAACTCTGTGATAGATGATATTCAACCAACACCCCACTGCTGA
- a CDS encoding cation:proton antiporter encodes MSRIKKNYIIYVIMLVLFSGMIYVALEEGNRFSHLDMTKITSGQFEDHYEMFRRILIENFNSPFMILLLQIIVVLFTVRLFSFLFKYIGQPGVIGEIVAGIILGPSVMGYLFPEFFGFLFRPESMTNLQMASQIGLILFMFVIGMELDFSILKNKINETLVISHAGILVPFFLGVLSSFWVYEEYASQHTSFLAFSLFIGISMSITAFPVLARIIQERNMTKTPIGVLAIASAANDDVTAWCLLAVVIAIAKAGTFGSALYAVGLTLLYIVVMFTVIRPFLKKIGDLYANKEVINKTFVGFIFLILVISAATTELIGIHALFGAFMAGVVMPPNFGFRKVMMEKVEDISLVFFLPLFFVFTGLRTEIGLINSPQLLGVCAMLIAVAIIGKFGGCAIASRLVGESWKNSLIVGSLMNTRGLMELVALNIGYEMGVLPPSIFVILVIMALVTTFMTTPVLSLIEKIFEIRKPVISLTKKLILCFGRMESGRDLLVIYELLFGPRLKQKEVIAAHYTLGTDLNPLHAEQYEEDSFNLINTEAKKKSLKVDCRYKVTDKLVQEMIHLAQSEKPDLLLLGAGSNYMIEGGAPVLPLLGLFRNKINDVISQASCEVAVFVNRNFGHGEVALVLGGNMDLFMLHYLESLLMNHIKKVHLFMFAGDEKFTKRVNTILEQYPECVIPHPINDTSEITFNQKDGLLILSHSVCEKIAEDRDAFEALPSLLVMSPKQHQKG; translated from the coding sequence ATGAGCAGAATCAAAAAAAATTATATTATTTATGTAATCATGCTGGTGCTTTTTTCTGGTATGATTTATGTCGCGTTAGAAGAAGGCAACCGATTCAGCCATCTGGACATGACAAAAATAACGTCAGGACAGTTTGAAGATCATTATGAGATGTTTCGACGCATTCTGATTGAGAATTTTAATAGCCCTTTCATGATTCTGTTGCTCCAGATAATTGTGGTTCTATTTACTGTACGCCTTTTTTCTTTCCTCTTCAAATATATCGGTCAGCCTGGTGTTATTGGCGAAATCGTAGCTGGAATTATTCTTGGTCCATCAGTCATGGGTTACCTTTTCCCGGAGTTTTTCGGATTTTTGTTTCGTCCCGAGTCCATGACCAATCTTCAGATGGCCAGTCAGATAGGTCTGATTCTTTTTATGTTTGTAATAGGTATGGAACTTGACTTCAGCATATTGAAGAATAAAATAAATGAAACACTTGTAATAAGCCATGCGGGAATATTAGTACCCTTTTTTCTGGGGGTACTCTCATCGTTCTGGGTTTACGAAGAATACGCTTCGCAACATACATCATTCCTTGCTTTCTCTCTTTTTATAGGAATTTCAATGAGTATCACCGCCTTTCCGGTGCTAGCTCGTATTATACAAGAAAGAAACATGACCAAGACTCCTATTGGGGTTCTTGCAATTGCCTCCGCCGCAAATGACGATGTAACGGCTTGGTGTTTGCTGGCGGTTGTCATAGCTATTGCCAAAGCGGGGACATTTGGTAGTGCGCTTTATGCTGTGGGGCTTACTCTTTTGTATATAGTGGTAATGTTTACTGTGATTCGTCCGTTCTTGAAAAAAATCGGCGATTTATATGCCAATAAAGAGGTTATAAACAAAACATTTGTAGGATTTATATTTCTTATTCTGGTAATTTCAGCGGCAACAACAGAACTGATAGGTATTCATGCTCTGTTCGGAGCCTTTATGGCTGGTGTTGTGATGCCTCCAAACTTCGGTTTCCGGAAAGTAATGATGGAAAAGGTTGAGGATATATCCCTAGTTTTTTTCCTTCCCCTCTTCTTCGTTTTCACCGGATTGCGTACAGAAATTGGCTTGATTAACAGTCCTCAGCTACTAGGAGTCTGTGCAATGTTGATTGCAGTGGCTATCATCGGGAAGTTTGGTGGTTGTGCTATAGCCTCTAGACTGGTAGGTGAGTCCTGGAAAAACAGTCTTATTGTAGGCTCACTGATGAATACCCGTGGATTGATGGAACTAGTTGCTCTGAATATAGGGTACGAAATGGGAGTTCTTCCGCCATCAATTTTTGTGATTTTGGTTATTATGGCGTTGGTTACGACATTTATGACCACTCCGGTACTATCATTAATTGAAAAGATATTTGAAATCCGTAAGCCTGTGATCAGTCTGACAAAGAAGCTGATATTATGTTTTGGCCGAATGGAATCAGGACGCGATTTGCTTGTGATTTATGAACTTCTTTTCGGACCAAGATTGAAGCAGAAAGAGGTTATTGCAGCTCATTATACTTTGGGAACCGATTTAAACCCTTTGCATGCAGAGCAATATGAGGAAGACAGTTTTAATCTGATAAACACTGAAGCTAAGAAAAAGTCCCTGAAAGTGGATTGTCGTTATAAAGTAACCGATAAGTTGGTGCAAGAGATGATACATCTTGCGCAATCAGAGAAACCGGATTTGCTTTTACTTGGAGCCGGTAGTAACTATATGATTGAAGGTGGTGCCCCGGTTTTACCTTTGCTAGGATTATTTCGTAATAAAATTAATGATGTGATTAGTCAAGCCAGTTGTGAAGTGGCGGTTTTTGTAAACCGAAACTTCGGTCATGGTGAGGTAGCTCTGGTTCTTGGTGGGAATATGGATCTGTTCATGCTTCATTACCTGGAATCATTACTGATGAATCATATTAAGAAGGTTCATCTTTTCATGTTTGCCGGAGACGAAAAATTTACCAAGCGAGTAAATACCATTCTTGAACAATACCCGGAATGTGTAATTCCACATCCGATTAATGATACTTCTGAGATTACATTTAATCAGAAAGATGGTTTGCTCATTCTCAGCCATTCGGTTTGTGAAAAAATAGCCGAAGACAGAGACGCTTTTGAAGCTCTGCCATCATTGTTAGTAATGAGTCCGAAGCAACATCAGAAAGGATAA
- a CDS encoding aminopeptidase C produces the protein MKKIACIALLAAFTLHSTAQEKAKKEEGFIFTTVKENPITSIKNQHRSSTCWSFSGLGFLEAELLRKGKGEYDLSEMFVVHHTMEDRAERFVRLHGDSPFGPGGSFYDIIYCMKNYGLVPQEAMNGIQYGDTLPVHNELDALMQSYVNTIGKGSLKKLTPVWKNGFNAVVSTYLGECPKDFTYKGKKYTPQSFAKELGLNADDYVSLTSYTHHPFYSEFAIEIQDNWRNGNSYNLPIDEFMEVIENAVNKGYTVAWGSDVSEAGFTRDGIAVVPDEVKSNELTGSDMARWTGMTTAEKNKELTSKPMPEKEITQEMRQTGFDNWETTDDHGMLIFGIAKDQNGKDYFMVKNSWGTNSKYKGIWYASKAFVKYKTMNILVHKDALPKNISKKLGIK, from the coding sequence ATGAAAAAGATTGCATGTATAGCCCTTTTAGCAGCCTTTACTCTTCACAGTACAGCACAGGAGAAAGCAAAGAAAGAAGAAGGATTTATTTTTACAACAGTAAAAGAAAACCCTATCACTTCCATAAAAAATCAGCACCGTTCAAGTACTTGCTGGAGTTTCTCGGGACTAGGATTTCTGGAAGCTGAACTTCTTCGCAAAGGAAAAGGGGAATATGATCTTTCTGAAATGTTTGTGGTTCATCACACCATGGAAGATCGTGCGGAAAGATTTGTCCGTTTGCACGGAGACAGCCCTTTTGGCCCGGGTGGAAGCTTCTATGATATTATTTATTGTATGAAGAACTACGGATTGGTTCCTCAGGAAGCCATGAACGGAATACAATATGGAGATACACTTCCTGTTCACAATGAACTCGATGCTTTGATGCAATCATACGTAAATACCATTGGAAAAGGTTCTCTCAAGAAACTTACTCCGGTTTGGAAGAATGGCTTCAACGCAGTTGTAAGCACATACCTTGGCGAATGCCCGAAAGATTTCACATATAAAGGAAAGAAATATACTCCACAGTCGTTTGCCAAAGAACTGGGACTGAATGCTGACGATTATGTTTCACTTACTTCTTATACCCACCATCCGTTCTATTCAGAATTTGCAATTGAGATTCAAGACAACTGGCGCAACGGCAACTCATACAACCTGCCAATCGACGAATTTATGGAGGTAATTGAAAATGCTGTCAACAAAGGATACACAGTTGCTTGGGGTAGCGATGTTAGTGAAGCGGGATTTACACGCGACGGCATTGCCGTAGTTCCGGATGAAGTAAAATCGAATGAACTAACAGGCTCTGACATGGCACGCTGGACCGGCATGACAACTGCCGAAAAGAACAAGGAGCTCACCTCAAAACCTATGCCAGAAAAGGAAATTACTCAGGAAATGCGCCAGACCGGATTTGACAACTGGGAAACAACCGATGATCACGGTATGCTTATTTTCGGGATCGCAAAAGATCAGAACGGAAAAGATTACTTCATGGTGAAGAACTCTTGGGGAACAAACAGCAAGTACAAAGGAATATGGTATGCCTCGAAAGCATTTGTTAAATACAAGACGATGAACATTTTGGTTCACAAAGATGCTCTTCCTAAGAATATTTCTAAAAAGCTGGGGATAAAATAA
- a CDS encoding electron transfer flavoprotein subunit beta/FixA family protein gives MSLKIIVLAKQVPDTRNVGKDAMKADGTINRAALPAIFNPEDLNALEQALRLKDTHPGSTVTILTMGPGRAADIIREGLYRGADNGYLLTDRAFAGADTLATSYALATAIRKIKEYDVIIGGRQAIDGDTAQVGPQVAEKLGLTQITYAEEIVKVENGRITVKRHIDGGIETVEGPLPIVLTVNGSAAPCRPRNAKFVQKYKHAKTVTEKQQGNLDYTDLYDTRDYLNLVEWSVTDVEGDVKQCGLSGSPTKVKAIQNIVFQAKENKTISSSDREVEDLIVELLANHTIG, from the coding sequence ATGAGTTTAAAGATTATTGTATTGGCAAAACAAGTCCCCGACACACGTAACGTTGGGAAAGATGCCATGAAAGCCGACGGAACAATTAATCGTGCGGCACTTCCGGCTATCTTCAATCCAGAAGACCTGAATGCTCTTGAGCAAGCTCTCCGGTTGAAAGATACACACCCCGGTTCTACCGTAACAATCCTGACAATGGGACCAGGTCGTGCGGCAGATATTATTCGCGAAGGATTATATCGCGGAGCAGATAATGGTTATTTGCTTACCGACAGAGCATTTGCGGGAGCAGATACGCTGGCCACATCTTACGCACTTGCCACTGCCATTCGTAAAATAAAGGAATACGATGTAATTATCGGCGGACGTCAGGCCATTGACGGTGATACAGCTCAGGTAGGTCCTCAGGTCGCTGAAAAGCTGGGATTAACTCAGATTACTTATGCAGAAGAGATTGTAAAGGTTGAAAACGGCCGCATTACTGTAAAGCGTCACATTGACGGCGGTATTGAAACTGTGGAAGGTCCTCTTCCCATCGTACTTACTGTAAATGGATCAGCAGCCCCTTGTCGTCCACGCAATGCCAAGTTCGTACAGAAGTACAAACATGCCAAGACAGTAACCGAAAAACAACAAGGAAACCTTGATTATACCGATCTTTATGATACAAGAGATTATCTGAATCTTGTAGAATGGAGTGTAACCGATGTTGAAGGAGATGTTAAACAATGCGGTCTTTCCGGTTCTCCAACAAAGGTTAAAGCAATTCAGAACATTGTTTTCCAGGCAAAAGAGAATAAAACTATCTCTTCTTCCGACAGAGAAGTTGAAGATCTGATCGTAGAGCTTTTGGCAAATCACACAATTGGTTAA
- a CDS encoding electron transfer flavoprotein subunit alpha/FixB family protein, giving the protein MNNLFVYCEIEDGIVADVSLELLTKGRSLANQLNCQLEAVVAGYKLDGIEKQVLPYGVDKLHVFDAEGLYPYTSLPHTSVMVNLFKEEKPQICLMGATVIGRDLGPRVSSALTSGLTADCTALEIGDHEEKKEGKVYSNLLYQIRPAFGGNIVATIVNPEHRPQMATVREGVMKKQILSNDYKGEIIRHEVNKYVADTDYVVKVIERHIEKSKTNIKGSPIVVAGGYGVGSKENFNLLFDLAKVLNGEVGASRAAVDAGFCEHDRQIGQTGVTVRPKLYIACGISGQIQHIAGMQESSMIISINNDPNAPINTIADYVINGTVEEVVPKMIKFYKQNSK; this is encoded by the coding sequence ATGAACAATTTATTTGTATATTGCGAAATAGAAGACGGCATTGTTGCCGACGTAAGCCTTGAACTGCTTACCAAAGGCCGCTCTTTAGCTAACCAGTTGAACTGCCAGTTGGAAGCTGTTGTTGCCGGTTACAAATTAGATGGTATTGAAAAACAGGTACTTCCTTACGGAGTAGACAAACTGCATGTATTTGATGCAGAAGGTCTCTACCCTTACACTTCACTGCCTCACACATCCGTAATGGTGAACCTCTTCAAAGAAGAAAAACCTCAAATCTGTCTGATGGGGGCTACCGTTATCGGACGCGACCTTGGCCCTCGTGTTTCCTCAGCACTGACAAGCGGTTTGACAGCCGACTGTACTGCTCTCGAAATCGGTGACCACGAAGAAAAGAAAGAAGGCAAAGTTTACAGCAACCTGCTGTATCAAATTCGTCCTGCATTCGGTGGTAACATCGTTGCAACCATTGTTAACCCTGAACACCGCCCACAGATGGCAACCGTTCGCGAAGGGGTAATGAAGAAACAAATCCTTTCAAACGATTATAAAGGCGAAATTATCCGTCATGAAGTAAACAAGTATGTAGCCGACACAGACTACGTTGTGAAGGTTATTGAACGTCACATCGAGAAATCAAAGACCAACATCAAAGGTTCTCCTATCGTTGTAGCCGGCGGTTACGGTGTCGGTTCCAAAGAAAACTTCAACTTGCTTTTCGACCTTGCAAAGGTACTAAACGGAGAGGTAGGAGCTTCACGTGCAGCTGTCGATGCCGGTTTCTGTGAACACGACCGTCAAATTGGACAAACAGGTGTAACCGTACGTCCTAAACTTTATATCGCTTGCGGTATTTCAGGTCAGATTCAGCACATCGCAGGTATGCAGGAGAGTTCAATGATTATCTCAATTAACAATGATCCGAATGCACCGATCAACACTATTGCCGATTATGTTATTAACGGAACAGTAGAAGAGGTTGTGCCAAAGATGATTAAGTTCTATAAACAAAATTCGAAGTAG